One Numida meleagris isolate 19003 breed g44 Domestic line chromosome 6, NumMel1.0, whole genome shotgun sequence genomic region harbors:
- the CEND1 gene encoding cell cycle exit and neuronal differentiation protein 1, with the protein MDSKGNVRSGNKPDAKAPSSGKPEKASPVSATNADKKETPKEQPTPAAAPKKAGSDAAVANNHSNLKPSAAATETQEATGQSPDSDHKGNGSEESPGSIFDNMKPLIIVGGVAVAALAVIVGVAFLARKK; encoded by the coding sequence ATGGATTCCAAAGGTAACGTCCGAAGTGGAAACAAACCCGATGCCAAGGCCCCCAGCTCTGGAAAGCCGGAAAAGGCCAGCCCTGTGTCTGCCACGAATGCAGACAAGAAGGAGACCCCCAAAGAGCAGCCTACTCCTGCCGCTGCCCCCAAGAAGGCGGGCAGCGACGCCGCTGTCGCGAACAACCACAGCAACCTGAAACCCAGTGCAGCCGCCACGGAGACACAAGAGGCCACTGGCCAGTCCCCTGACTCTGACCACAAGGGAAATGGCTCCGAGGAGTCACCGGGCAGCATCTTCGACAACATGAAGCCCTTGATCATCGTTGGAGGAGTGGCGGTGGCTGCGCTGGCGGTGATTGTGGGAGTGGCGTTCCTAGCCCGGAAAAAATGA
- the GATD1 gene encoding Parkinson disease 7 domain-containing protein 1 isoform X1 — MAAPISVPAQRTQRAARGALSSPSAHARRGCMRRRPRSPQPVPAMSERLGKPTCLLVASAAAAGVSAQSFLHCFTLSSSAFNLQVATPGGKSIDFVDVNESNMRWIQDFRMKSYANPAKLESIDGARYHALLIPNCPGAVTDLANSGYLAKILQHFCTENKPICAVGHGVAALCCATNEDKTWIFQGYSLTGPSVYELIRQPNFASLSIIVEDFVKDSGATFSASKPDAVHIVLDRHLVTGQNENSTLPAVQNLLLLCNVSRK, encoded by the exons ATGGCTGCCCCCATCAGCGTTCCCGCCCAAAGGACGCAGCGCGCGGCGCGCGGCGCCTTGTCTTCCCCGAGTGCGCATGCGCGGCGCGGCTGCATGAGGAGACGGCCTCGCTCCCCACAGCCCGTCCCTGCCATGTCGGAGCGGCTCGGCAAACCCACCTGCCTCCTCGTCGCCAGCGCTGCCGCCGCGG GGGTGTCAGCCCAGTCCTTCCTGCACTGCTTCACGCTGAGTAGCTCTGCCTTCAACCTGCAAGTCGCCACTCCCGGG GGGAAATCAATTGATTTTGTGGATGTGAATGAGAGCAACATGCGCTGGATACAGGACTTCCGTATGAAATCGTACGCAAACCCTGCCAAGCTGGAGTCGATCGATG GTGCTAGATACCACGCGCTACTGATTCCAAACTGTCCGGGGGCTGTGACTGACCTTGCAAACAGTGGGTACCTGGCAAAGATATTGCAGCATTTCTGCACGGAGAACA AGCCTATCTGTGCAGTGGGACACGGTGTTGCAGCTTTGTGTTGTGCTACCAATGAGGATAAAACCTGGATATTTCAGGGATACAGCCTGACAGGG cCCTCTGTGTATGAACTAATAAGGCAGCCTAACTTTGCCAGTTTGTCCATTATTGTGGAAGATTTTGTGAAAGACTCTGGAGCTACGTTTAGCG CCAGCAAACCAGATGCTGTTCACATTGTGCTGGACAGGCACTTGGTGACAGGACAGAATGAAAATTCCACCCTTCCAGCGGTCCAGaatcttcttcttctttgcaATGTCAG CAGGAAATAA
- the GATD1 gene encoding Parkinson disease 7 domain-containing protein 1 isoform X2, whose amino-acid sequence MAAPISVPAQRTQRAARGALSSPSAHARRGCMRRRPRSPQPVPAMSERLGKPTCLLVASAAAAGVSAQSFLHCFTLSSSAFNLQVATPGGKSIDFVDVNESNMRWIQDFRMKSYANPAKLESIDGARYHALLIPNCPGAVTDLANSGYLAKILQHFCTENKPICAVGHGVAALCCATNEDKTWIFQGYSLTGPSVYELIRQPNFASLSIIVEDFVKDSGATFSASKPDAVHIVLDRHLVTGQNENSTLPAVQNLLLLCNVRK is encoded by the exons ATGGCTGCCCCCATCAGCGTTCCCGCCCAAAGGACGCAGCGCGCGGCGCGCGGCGCCTTGTCTTCCCCGAGTGCGCATGCGCGGCGCGGCTGCATGAGGAGACGGCCTCGCTCCCCACAGCCCGTCCCTGCCATGTCGGAGCGGCTCGGCAAACCCACCTGCCTCCTCGTCGCCAGCGCTGCCGCCGCGG GGGTGTCAGCCCAGTCCTTCCTGCACTGCTTCACGCTGAGTAGCTCTGCCTTCAACCTGCAAGTCGCCACTCCCGGG GGGAAATCAATTGATTTTGTGGATGTGAATGAGAGCAACATGCGCTGGATACAGGACTTCCGTATGAAATCGTACGCAAACCCTGCCAAGCTGGAGTCGATCGATG GTGCTAGATACCACGCGCTACTGATTCCAAACTGTCCGGGGGCTGTGACTGACCTTGCAAACAGTGGGTACCTGGCAAAGATATTGCAGCATTTCTGCACGGAGAACA AGCCTATCTGTGCAGTGGGACACGGTGTTGCAGCTTTGTGTTGTGCTACCAATGAGGATAAAACCTGGATATTTCAGGGATACAGCCTGACAGGG cCCTCTGTGTATGAACTAATAAGGCAGCCTAACTTTGCCAGTTTGTCCATTATTGTGGAAGATTTTGTGAAAGACTCTGGAGCTACGTTTAGCG CCAGCAAACCAGATGCTGTTCACATTGTGCTGGACAGGCACTTGGTGACAGGACAGAATGAAAATTCCACCCTTCCAGCGGTCCAGaatcttcttcttctttgcaATGTCAG GAAATAA
- the GATD1 gene encoding Parkinson disease 7 domain-containing protein 1 isoform X3, with protein sequence MAAPISVPAQRTQRAARGALSSPSAHARRGCMRRRPRSPQPVPAMSERLGKPTCLLVASAAAAGVSAQSFLHCFTLSSSAFNLQVATPGGKSIDFVDVNESNMRWIQDFRMKSYANPAKLESIDGARYHALLIPNCPGAVTDLANSGYLAKILQHFCTENKPICAVGHGVAALCCATNEDKTWIFQGYSLTGPSVYELIRQPNFASLSIIVEDFVKDSGATFSASKPDAVHIVLDRHLVTGQNENSTLPAVQNLLLLCNVR encoded by the exons ATGGCTGCCCCCATCAGCGTTCCCGCCCAAAGGACGCAGCGCGCGGCGCGCGGCGCCTTGTCTTCCCCGAGTGCGCATGCGCGGCGCGGCTGCATGAGGAGACGGCCTCGCTCCCCACAGCCCGTCCCTGCCATGTCGGAGCGGCTCGGCAAACCCACCTGCCTCCTCGTCGCCAGCGCTGCCGCCGCGG GGGTGTCAGCCCAGTCCTTCCTGCACTGCTTCACGCTGAGTAGCTCTGCCTTCAACCTGCAAGTCGCCACTCCCGGG GGGAAATCAATTGATTTTGTGGATGTGAATGAGAGCAACATGCGCTGGATACAGGACTTCCGTATGAAATCGTACGCAAACCCTGCCAAGCTGGAGTCGATCGATG GTGCTAGATACCACGCGCTACTGATTCCAAACTGTCCGGGGGCTGTGACTGACCTTGCAAACAGTGGGTACCTGGCAAAGATATTGCAGCATTTCTGCACGGAGAACA AGCCTATCTGTGCAGTGGGACACGGTGTTGCAGCTTTGTGTTGTGCTACCAATGAGGATAAAACCTGGATATTTCAGGGATACAGCCTGACAGGG cCCTCTGTGTATGAACTAATAAGGCAGCCTAACTTTGCCAGTTTGTCCATTATTGTGGAAGATTTTGTGAAAGACTCTGGAGCTACGTTTAGCG CCAGCAAACCAGATGCTGTTCACATTGTGCTGGACAGGCACTTGGTGACAGGACAGAATGAAAATTCCACCCTTCCAGCGGTCCAGaatcttcttcttctttgcaATGTCAG GTGA